CAGACACGTCTCCATGTAAAGAATCACCTCTTCCTCAGTCTCCCACTGTCCTGGATATTCCACGTAAGTTTGATCTAAAAATTTCAGAACAAATCATGTTTAGTGAAGAGGCTTTTTGGTATGGAATTgcgttttgtttttcagaggtTGTAAAGGACTACATTCAGGAAATCAAAGCCCACATGATTCAAACTTGCCAAGACATGGAGGAGGGCCTAAGCATGAACTCAAATTACGTGAATATGAAAGTGTGCCAGAGAGACATTCTTCGCtctggaaaaaacacaaacaaatgcctGGACAAGGAGCTGGTTATCATGGGAGATACAGATCGGCAAACAAGTTTGCTGGGACAGAGTCAGGTATGAGTATCACTTTTATTGAGCTGAGTATTTTGATTGTACATCATGTGTGAAACAGGTCAAAACCATTGCTGAAGTCACTGGCGGCAACTCACTAGTACCTTTCTGTTGATCTTTTTCCTCTTAGATCTTCGAAGGctcaaatggaaataaatccAAGCGCTACATATTGCTGTTTGGCAATGCGGGCATGGGGAAAACCACCCTGATCAGGAAGCTGTGTCTTGACTGGTCCAGAGACTGCATCCCACAGTTTGACTTCGTCTTCTTATTAGACGGCAAAGCAGTCACTTTAACAAAACCGACCTTCAGCCTTCAGACCCTCCTGTTAAACCTCTCTTCCTTTGCCCCTTCTTGCATGGATCCCGAGGCTGTGTACGCTCAAATCCTTGCAGCCCCTAAGCGGGTGCTCATCATTTTTGATGGGTTCGATGAGTTGCGGCACTATGAAAATCTACTCCAGACTCAAGAAAAAGACTTGATAACAGCTTTGCAGAAAGACAGTAAAGCGCAAACCTACACAGTAAGACAGTTATACTCCGCCATCCTTCAGAGGGTCCTTCTTCCAGGATGCACTCTTCTGCTCTCTACACGGCCAAGAGGCACTGCCAGCCAGCTTCTGCGGAGGGCAGACAGCTTTCTGGAGGTGTGTGGCTTTACTCCCACAGATGTAGAGACATATTTGTCACAGTACTTCACTGATCCTGCCCTCAGAACATCTGCTTTGGACTATTTAAAAAACTGCAGCTATCTGCATCTCCTCTGCTGGAATCCCGCACTGTGTCGGTTGGTATGTTTGGTTTTGGAACAGTCCAGAAGTTTGGAGGTCTTACCAAAAACTTTAACCGGGCTCTGTCATCAAGTGCTTCgtctgaaaatggaaaaggacAGAGGGAGCACACAATCAGAGGCTGAagatcaaacacaaacatccctGCAATCTGAAGAAGAAACCCAGACACAAATCTCCAGCAATAATCAAAAGAAAAGAGGTCACAAAAATACTCAGACGAAGTCCCAAGCACAGGCTCCGTCTCGCACTCGTACTCGTGCCCCTAGAGCAAGGAAAGCAACccaacaggaggaggaggaaaacgaAGTGGATGCACTGGAGATGAACAGTGCTGAAAGGGAGGTAGATagaacagaggagaaggagtTACTGTCCCAGCTGAGCTCTTTGGCATGGGAAGGGGTCAAAGCCAATTCGTCCGTCCTTTCCACAGCACGGACCTTATCTGCCAAACTCAAGGCTTTTGGCCTCAGGACAAGGCTCTTCCTTTCCCACCCACTGAGGACAAGATTGGACATCTCAAGTGGTGACAGAGTTGGAGAAGGAAGACAGGACAAAGACGAAatgggagggggagagaaaggagacaggaaggaggacagagagaggacggATTTTGGAAACCTTGATGACAGTAATAACCACATCCTGCTGTGGGCTAACCCTTTCCTTCAGAGTTATCTGGCAGGTGTCCATCTGTCTTtgtcaaggtaaaaaaaatatttggactgATTGGACTGAAGAGCTTgatgtaaaaatgaataaaccTTAGTTTTAAGTTGGCATAGGGTTAGCTTCTATTTCCCTTATTtgattaaaagtgaaaaaacataTCCCTTTCCACTCCtatcctcttctctctttcacattcAGTGCTCTGAATTTCCCTGACCCACTCTCACTTTCTGTTTCCCTAGGACTGTATCAGACCGTACCTTTCTCCAGACCCTCCCTTTCCAGTCGGGCCCCAAGGGACGAAGGCGACCTCAAGGAGAGGAACTCGAGCTCACTCAACGATTTGCAGTCGGCCTCCTGTTCCACGACAGAACAGAGCTGCGGAGACTTCACTCATACACAGAGACATCCTTCAGAGACATGTTGGGCAGCAAGCAGGCTTTGGTAGCAAAACACCTTGAAGGTCTTTCTTATGGTGACCTGAGTCCTGCCCAGGTCTTGGAGGCATGTCACTATGTTTATGAAGCAAGTTTTACGCATGGGAATGGGAGCAGAGGCAGTGGCAGCACACGACTGGTAGCTCACCTAGCAGCGAATCTTCCAGAAGTCTTGACATTTCATGGAGTTCCACTCAACCCACCGGATGTGTTCACTGTGCAAAATGTTCTCGAAAGGGGCGGAACTGAAGGGAGAAGTTTCTGCTTGGATCTGGAGGATTCTGGGATACAGGTTTCTGGACTGAGAGCACTGGTTGGGCtcaacaacatcaacacatATAGGTACTGGTTACAATCCACATCTCAAAAAGCTGCTTGGATTTCTCTAAACTCtcttcattatttcatattaagtGCCCCAATTTGATGAAATACAagtcctgcattttttttgtcaatttatTCACTCATCAGTGTCCCATATGGTTCATTGATACAAATGGCAGACCCTTTGAAACTGAACCTTTGGGTGTCCCCCTAGGGCGTGCATTGCTGACGTTATCACCCTGTGGGAGCAGCTAGAGCAGAATGGTGAGGAGGGGCTTCTACAAGGGGCGGTGTCCAAGTTCAAGATCCACCCTTTGAAAGCCACACAAGTGTGTCATGTAGAGCACCTGGCTAAGCTGGTGAACATACATATGCATAAGAGGCTTTCGGACAGGtaatacaccacacacacacacacccacacacatacagatatcTCCTACTTATACGTTTCAACTATATGTGTCTTGCTGCTgaagtgtgtgctgtgtttgcttgtagtggcagccaatcagattccaTCCTGGCGGAGGGAGTACCAGCGGTCAAAGAGCTACACAAGCTGGAGTTTGAGTAAGACATGGCATTTGCAATtaagatggtgatgatgatattgatgatgatggtgatgataattataatgatgatgatggtgatgtgtGTCCCTTTAGGCTTGGTCCAGAGAAAGGTCCCCTGGGTCTTCCCAAACTGTGGGAGCTCCTGCCAGGTCTGCATAACCTACAGCACTTAGAGTAAGTATATGAACACTTACTTCTAGTTCTCTCTTAGTGcacatgtctctctgtgtttgtgtatttgattctagtgtctgtctctctctctctctccttacaGTCTAGAGAACAGTAAGTTAGGGGACGAAGGAGCAGACAAACTGACTGATGCTTTAGCTTCACTCTGTTCCCTGGAGGTACTGAAGTAAGTAGAAATTATTGACCCCTTTTTCATCCTATTTTTAATCTACCTCTTGGCGCTGGTGATATAAAAAGCACCATGTtgaaactcacaaaaaaaaaatctggttaaACTAAGTGTATTCTCTCTACGTCTGGTTTATAGTCTGTCACAGAACTGTATAGGAGACCATGGGGTGAAGAAACTGGCCATCACACTGAGGGATCTGCCCAACCTGCACTGTTTAAGGTATATAATCACaccaacacaacagaaaaccacacagacatactgtaaaCTCTCAGAATTTCACTTccctgtccctccctctgtttttttccagtctctATAGTAACGTGATTTCTGACGAAGGGGCAGAGAGTTTAGCAGCTGTGCTCCCACACATGGCCTCTCTCACTGACCTAGAGTAAGTCTATGTGTCTCACATTTTCATTAGACCTTAACGACAACCGCTTGTATTAATGTGTAGGTGTTTGTCTGCCGTGACAACTCATTTATGACTCAGTATGTATCTCCAGCTGTGGATGTCTTATGCAAACAAGGAGTTTCTGTTTGTAATGCCTCTATTAATTAATGGGAAAATACTATGAAAtgtactgtcatttttttttttatgtaagtTTCATCAATGTAAGTCAGGTAACATTAAAAGAGGAACCTCTGAGATGTGATTAGATGCAGGTAGATGTTCATGAGGAATTCAGTGGTGTGTAAAGAGATTAGTACAGAAATCAGAAACAGCCATTAAAATCTAAACTGCTTTAACAGCGTGAAGTATAACAAGCTGACAGATGTCGGAGCGCAGAGCCTCGGGGCCAGTCTGAGAAACTGTCAAAAGATAAAGACTTTAAGGTGAGAAAaccctgtttgtttctgtgtgagtttgtgatCATTGTTGTGTTCATTACTCCACCATCAAAACCATCACtaaagttttatttcatttccttGCCTGTGACGTCTTGTTACTTAATCATAtacttttttatctttatccATATATTACGTTCATCTCATCTCAGGATGTGGAATCAGTGTATTCCATACGGAGTGTTTGAGCGTCTTCAGCAGCAGGACAGCCGGATCCTTTGGCATTAGAACAAGATGAAACCTTTATACTAAAAGGCTATGGACTATTTACTATGCACCTCATGCTCACATGTTTGCACTACACTGTACATTTTCTAAAGCATGAATGCATTAGAGATAACAAGCAGGAACAGGGCCTAAGGCAAACAAATCAGTTTATTGTTACAGGGAAATAATTCATTCTTCAGCACCGCACAgtactgaatgtgtgtatacattttGTGGTAATGCTAGCTCAAATTCAAGAAGCACATTTGCACTAAGATGTTGGactaattttttaaatgttaccaattatatatatttttctatcTGACGTATTTGTCTAAAtgatatgttgttgtttttttatgtgtgttttgtggaaaTAATGATATATTTGTTTACACTCTTTCTATAGCTGTAAATTCTATGTAAATAAGCTAAAAAATCACCTGAAacttaaatataaatacatgttGTTTCATGTTGTCACGAGTTAAATGtcttctgtcttcctttttGTTACTCACTTCAAATGTTTACTGAAGTCATCGGTTTATTAAAAACTTCTTTTCACTTCCTTTCCAACAGGTTTCTGTTCTCCGTTTTAAAGCCAACTGACCTTTTACAGTGTTACGTTGTCTGCAAGTCTTCGTAGTTGATAAAATTACTTTACGTGCTTTGAGCCATAAAGTTCAGGTGGAACAAAGTGAGGGCCGACTTTCCATCATTCTGATATCATGGTAAAATAGTTGGGGGAAAACTAAACTGTACTGACCACATAAATACATGGTTATTTCCGGTAGTGTTCCACATGGTAACCTCTGGTGTCGCTTGAGGATTACGGTACccttaaaggggcactccaagAATAGTACCTATAACTGAAAGTTTAGTTTACTCATCACAGAGGGTGTTAATCattgtgaaaacagttttatcTGTGGCTCTGAAAGCAGAGTCTAATTTAGGCTTGGAGACAACAATTTTCAGTAGAAATTCCCAGAGTAACTAACGGATGGGCATAGCGTTTGAAAGACATggatttttaacttttttttctttttctaatcttTTAGGTCCTTCAAAATTATGGAATTACTTTACTAAAGTAAAATTcctttttaaaaggaaaattaaacagTAAGTATCAGATCACTGATCCTTGACATAGTCTTCAAACAAATCTGCAGACCAGAACTTCCCGTCTGATCTGTTGAGGGTTTCCTTCAGCAAGTACCACTGACATCAAAGCTGCTGTGGCTCTCTGATGCTCTCTTGTGGGCAAAAGGTAACATGACACCAACACAGCACATGGCTACCAGTGAAGACTCTACAAACAGACATCTAAAATGACAGTTAAAGAAACAGGCAAAAAGCTGGCATTCGCTCAAAGTTTATTAAATAGACACAttggaaaataaaactctgTTCCGATCCGTAGCTTATTGTTGAATGTGCATGTCTGCAAAGAAGCAAATGTGGAGGAAGGACATAAGTGCTGGGTAAAGGTTGTatgttgttgatgatgatgatgatgacgacatCCAACAAACCAAGCAAAGGCTTTCGGCTGTCACAGTCCTCATAGAGTTTTCAATGCATTAAGATGCTGTGAGCAGAGTGTTCACCAGAACCGGGCCAACACAGCGTGGCATCATGTCTTTCACCTGTGACTTCTTAACAGTTTTCATACAAAACAAGAATCCTCCACATTTAACAGCTTCACTTGCTACTGATTTCTGAATGATAGGGAGTGACTTTTAGATTTGAATTACCCAAATCATCAACTGACATTAagctttacttaaaaaaaaataagatataAGCGTTGACGTCCATTTCCGCCGTGATGCAGACTGTTTACATGCTTTCTCAGGTTTTTATGAACACAGGAAGCCCTTACCTGATTCTATTTGATCAGATTccatataaacatatttttaatatttaataactATTAATATCCTGAGCTTTAGCTGTTTCAGAGGAATTTATATCTTGCAAAAAAATAGATTTCTTATGGACATACTGATTTACACGGACAAATTCACACATTGTAAATATCCAGATAAAATATTGCTTAGTGGCAGCCTTAAcccaaaaagaagaaagagttTGGTTATCAGCCCTCAGTAATGTATACAGGTTGAACTCTAGTACCAATTCTTGGAAAAACAGCTTTGCATGGAATAGGAATTCTGATGGAGAAAATCTGAACTTCACAATCTcactgcacctttttttttttttttttttacctccctGTTCTTCACTTTTACCATGGCTTTTCCTTTTGAATTTATTACACAATGTGGCAGAGTGAGATCCGAAATGTCATGTGAACAGATGAACAGAGCAGAATCATGTTGGGGAAAGGTTGTCTGGTACAGTATAATGTTCAAAACACTGATGAAATTCTGGACTAAAGCTTGTTTGGCGTATGAAACATGCATGTACAAATGCTTTGAAAATGGTTTTCATCCGTTACGCCTTTGGTTATTTGGTGGACCACAACCAGAGTGTGATGCTTATTATGCACAATCTGCTTATTCTGGTCAACAGCTATAGTATGCTGTGAGAAAATACTGGTTCCTGTGTATTGCCTCCATAAATCGTTCCGTTAATTAGCAGGGCTGTAAGTGCTCTTCACAGACCAACGGTATGTACACTACGTTCAAGGCTTACAAATATCGAGTAAATCAAGTGAACTGTCCCTTTACAAGCATCACTGACATGAGGTGTTtttcttccatccatccacGACCAAATCTCGCAGATGGAtggaataaaaataatgaaattaaaaaaaaaaaacctgattctGTGCATGATCTCATTTGTCCAACTATTTTAACACCCTGTTGCTTGAATCCAGTTTATTATTGCTGCCAAGAATATACATTTTATGAAATGAATTCCAAATTCATAACAAGGTAAAGAGAAGAAAGTGCAATAAAACAGAATGTTGACTCGCTAAAATAACCCAACATAACCAATATCATGCACTGAGTCTTGTCTATGTGTCtaacacacatttttaacatgGTAGGAACAAACATGTATGCAACAAACAGAGAATGAACATGTCAAATATCTGAAATACTTGTTTTGAGGTTCTCTTTCATGTGAGGTTTCAGCCTTTGACACTACTCATACTATATAGTTTTGGCACATTCGTCCAGCTGTCATAACTAATCCATCACTGTTAATTGTTatgtgaaaaattaaatttgcaTACGACCCCAATTATCTAATGTAACGTAGGTTAACAGACGACATATGTTAATATTTTCTGCATTACAGTGATGAGTGTGGCAAGTGCAGTATGATGTTCCTGATTTATTAAGGAGAACTTGAAGAGTTTAGTGCTCTCCTATAGCCTATACTTTCACAGCCTGTGTCCAGTGTCAGTCTTATGCCCTGCCAGTGTGCCCAGAGTTCCTAACTGTGCTCCTGAGAGTGTGCACATCCCTgaagcacacatacagtaagtaTGGATGCCTTCAAAAGACGCCTCAAGGATGAGTGAACCTGCAAAGCAGCAATGCATTTTGTATTCTGAAAAGAACAAATAGTTAAAACAAGCTGTTCTGTGAATGATTATTTATGCAACAGACCTACAGTGCACATTGTTTTCCTGCACTTTGTCAGTTCTTCTGAGATGTCTTACTGTGAAGCAAATCAGACTGTGACTGAAGTGGccagtgtttcatttcatttccttctgCAGTCAGCCACCAGATCTTGCACAGCCTGGTTAACTGTTGATTGCTGTGTCTGAACTTCTCTG
The window above is part of the Toxotes jaculatrix isolate fToxJac2 chromosome 18, fToxJac2.pri, whole genome shotgun sequence genome. Proteins encoded here:
- the ciita gene encoding uncharacterized protein ciita isoform X1; amino-acid sequence: MAQFKEVLDGVRLALTRASPAEIQVLLEGLVEERIISEAYGKSLCLDQLIKRIAPESIRRKPAWKPGSDQIHSRESTTHQSHLSQVRKSGSSKSRESAVTDHNQTRLETVHEDHGTSFSPQMRCVSVDQVACGNDPKLIQELSRGPEMDEHCLNHGIMPTPTCEDQYKLRFSYEIIEPQTPISDNERMVEGNLENEKEWLERLEEVARRMAVPLWQHWDRGWRMLLPLVPCLTTGCETSENTVADCEAQCPDLNMEVERELAVTCRMLDLYTDDFMWTGAEDTDTSFTLETDGVGDSLKGLCFSPFESVAPIGWNADHYSIPTAIGNTSPVEACTATGTNHNIADTFLEDQLSACWVAGGTIDTTDGLALLIGDAQCSTEDGFTDLLSPCSPEETHTNAQDNSCYSKTDHSLTLGVTDNSENVLTAQSTASYSTDSITDLLENKVDEERVDSHWGARMQEVDQDPLISSDFADLPGAKMQEADQDALITIDYGDLPDDLSEFLNDDYLMASDGLFGDLWFSCEELNDTSDAAVPVELPCPGSHQQRQKDKLIRKRDNRRKRQRVSRSQRCTDENTPSRPKRNRLAGKPQTKEAQDEPAVTQGTDERLEPSPAQTAGVTTTPPRILHLHPSFQFITIPDAPGYQVVQTLRLSPPVIRIPLPNTAATPTYIFVPATSPPCKRQVQPLSPVDGAVAPVQMSSSPPGSLSDTASKAMCPPSTSPLSPSNDTSPCKESPLPQSPTVLDIPQVVKDYIQEIKAHMIQTCQDMEEGLSMNSNYVNMKVCQRDILRSGKNTNKCLDKELVIMGDTDRQTSLLGQSQIFEGSNGNKSKRYILLFGNAGMGKTTLIRKLCLDWSRDCIPQFDFVFLLDGKAVTLTKPTFSLQTLLLNLSSFAPSCMDPEAVYAQILAAPKRVLIIFDGFDELRHYENLLQTQEKDLITALQKDSKAQTYTVRQLYSAILQRVLLPGCTLLLSTRPRGTASQLLRRADSFLEVCGFTPTDVETYLSQYFTDPALRTSALDYLKNCSYLHLLCWNPALCRLVCLVLEQSRSLEVLPKTLTGLCHQVLRLKMEKDRGSTQSEAEDQTQTSLQSEEETQTQISSNNQKKRGHKNTQTKSQAQAPSRTRTRAPRARKATQQEEEENEVDALEMNSAEREVDRTEEKELLSQLSSLAWEGVKANSSVLSTARTLSAKLKAFGLRTRLFLSHPLRTRLDISSGDRVGEGRQDKDEMGGGEKGDRKEDRERTDFGNLDDSNNHILLWANPFLQSYLAGVHLSLSRTVSDRTFLQTLPFQSGPKGRRRPQGEELELTQRFAVGLLFHDRTELRRLHSYTETSFRDMLGSKQALVAKHLEGLSYGDLSPAQVLEACHYVYEASFTHGNGSRGSGSTRLVAHLAANLPEVLTFHGVPLNPPDVFTVQNVLERGGTEGRSFCLDLEDSGIQVSGLRALVGLNNINTYRACIADVITLWEQLEQNGEEGLLQGAVSKFKIHPLKATQVCHVEHLAKLVNIHMHKRLSDSGSQSDSILAEGVPAVKELHKLEFELGPEKGPLGLPKLWELLPGLHNLQHLDLENSKLGDEGADKLTDALASLCSLEVLNLSQNCIGDHGVKKLAITLRDLPNLHCLSLYSNVISDEGAESLAAVLPHMASLTDLDVKYNKLTDVGAQSLGASLRNCQKIKTLRMWNQCIPYGVFERLQQQDSRILWH
- the ciita gene encoding MHC class II transactivator isoform X2 codes for the protein MQEVDQDPLISSDFADLPGAKMQEADQDALITIDYGDLPDDLSEFLNDDYLMASDGLFGDLWFSCEELNDTSDAAVPVELPCPGSHQQRQKDKLIRKRDNRRKRQRVSRSQRCTDENTPSRPKRNRLAGKPQTKEAQDEPAVTQGTDERLEPSPAQTAGVTTTPPRILHLHPSFQFITIPDAPGYQVVQTLRLSPPVIRIPLPNTAATPTYIFVPATSPPCKRQVQPLSPVDGAVAPVQMSSSPPGSLSDTASKAMCPPSTSPLSPSNDTSPCKESPLPQSPTVLDIPQVVKDYIQEIKAHMIQTCQDMEEGLSMNSNYVNMKVCQRDILRSGKNTNKCLDKELVIMGDTDRQTSLLGQSQIFEGSNGNKSKRYILLFGNAGMGKTTLIRKLCLDWSRDCIPQFDFVFLLDGKAVTLTKPTFSLQTLLLNLSSFAPSCMDPEAVYAQILAAPKRVLIIFDGFDELRHYENLLQTQEKDLITALQKDSKAQTYTVRQLYSAILQRVLLPGCTLLLSTRPRGTASQLLRRADSFLEVCGFTPTDVETYLSQYFTDPALRTSALDYLKNCSYLHLLCWNPALCRLVCLVLEQSRSLEVLPKTLTGLCHQVLRLKMEKDRGSTQSEAEDQTQTSLQSEEETQTQISSNNQKKRGHKNTQTKSQAQAPSRTRTRAPRARKATQQEEEENEVDALEMNSAEREVDRTEEKELLSQLSSLAWEGVKANSSVLSTARTLSAKLKAFGLRTRLFLSHPLRTRLDISSGDRVGEGRQDKDEMGGGEKGDRKEDRERTDFGNLDDSNNHILLWANPFLQSYLAGVHLSLSRTVSDRTFLQTLPFQSGPKGRRRPQGEELELTQRFAVGLLFHDRTELRRLHSYTETSFRDMLGSKQALVAKHLEGLSYGDLSPAQVLEACHYVYEASFTHGNGSRGSGSTRLVAHLAANLPEVLTFHGVPLNPPDVFTVQNVLERGGTEGRSFCLDLEDSGIQVSGLRALVGLNNINTYRACIADVITLWEQLEQNGEEGLLQGAVSKFKIHPLKATQVCHVEHLAKLVNIHMHKRLSDSGSQSDSILAEGVPAVKELHKLEFELGPEKGPLGLPKLWELLPGLHNLQHLDLENSKLGDEGADKLTDALASLCSLEVLNLSQNCIGDHGVKKLAITLRDLPNLHCLSLYSNVISDEGAESLAAVLPHMASLTDLDVKYNKLTDVGAQSLGASLRNCQKIKTLRMWNQCIPYGVFERLQQQDSRILWH